The Sandaracinaceae bacterium genome contains a region encoding:
- a CDS encoding GNAT family N-acetyltransferase, which translates to MSIRARVGTIEDLERIYAIWEGGIENSLGGKPPDGVDYKAYYRARLEESNETFPFFVVEKDGVVVSWTSLTPFRANIAVRDNMAEISVYTDPAYWGQPVTTPAVDMLFDHADRDPNLQFLVAFIATTNARATGLARQYGLIKMHELAPTAKAPNNPPLNLYLYRCGER; encoded by the coding sequence ATGTCTATCAGGGCGCGCGTGGGAACGATCGAGGACTTGGAGCGAATCTACGCCATCTGGGAGGGCGGGATCGAAAACAGTTTGGGAGGCAAGCCGCCCGACGGTGTGGACTACAAGGCCTACTACCGTGCGCGTCTGGAAGAGTCTAACGAGACTTTTCCATTCTTCGTCGTAGAAAAAGACGGCGTGGTCGTGTCTTGGACCAGCCTGACCCCGTTCCGCGCCAACATCGCGGTGCGTGACAACATGGCGGAGATCAGCGTGTACACGGACCCCGCCTACTGGGGTCAGCCGGTGACCACGCCCGCCGTGGACATGTTGTTCGACCACGCGGACAGGGACCCGAACCTCCAGTTCCTGGTCGCGTTCATCGCCACGACCAACGCGCGCGCCACGGGCCTGGCGCGTCAGTATGGGTTGATCAAGATGCACGAGCTGGCGCCCACCGCGAAGGCACCGAACAACCCGCCGCTGAACCTGTACCTGTACCGCTGCGGCGAGCGCTGA
- a CDS encoding tetratricopeptide repeat protein, which translates to MTNTRLFLGVALLGLLVPLSFAPQRADAQTSGSQAAAEALFREGRRLMEEGNYEEACPKFEASNRLDVAVGTLLNLGVCWEQAGRHASAWATFLEAAALAGRSGSPEREQLARQRAAELEPRLIRVRVVVERPVRGMVVNVGGRPFDDVMWSVAIPIDAGEWPVQASAPGHIPWEGSVVATGEGSVVELRVPALELAPVVEEPERPLTQVPVVPVTPPEPVNGLRVAGWATAAIGVATLGAGLGLGINAKNLWDGADCRERPDRTDLPPGVYCATATDQADAETAATRANIGTGLLVAGGTVAVTGIVLLILSGRDDGEDDTDADDSTVNLRFTPRFGRQGGGFSLEGSF; encoded by the coding sequence ATGACGAACACCCGCCTTTTTCTTGGGGTCGCCCTCCTGGGGCTGCTCGTACCGCTGTCGTTCGCGCCGCAGCGCGCGGACGCGCAGACCAGTGGGTCTCAGGCTGCCGCCGAGGCGCTCTTCCGTGAAGGGCGGCGCCTCATGGAGGAGGGCAACTACGAAGAGGCGTGCCCCAAGTTCGAAGCCAGCAACCGCCTCGACGTCGCCGTGGGCACGCTGCTCAACCTCGGCGTGTGCTGGGAGCAGGCCGGTCGCCACGCCAGCGCGTGGGCCACGTTCCTGGAGGCAGCTGCCCTCGCGGGGCGCAGCGGGTCGCCGGAGCGTGAGCAGCTCGCACGCCAGCGCGCGGCCGAGCTCGAGCCGCGTCTCATCCGCGTGCGGGTCGTCGTCGAGCGCCCGGTGCGCGGCATGGTGGTCAACGTCGGTGGTCGCCCCTTCGACGACGTGATGTGGAGCGTCGCCATCCCCATCGACGCGGGTGAGTGGCCCGTGCAGGCGAGCGCCCCCGGCCACATCCCTTGGGAGGGCTCCGTGGTGGCCACGGGCGAAGGCAGCGTCGTGGAGCTGCGCGTCCCCGCCCTCGAGCTGGCGCCGGTGGTCGAGGAGCCCGAACGTCCACTGACGCAGGTGCCGGTGGTGCCCGTCACGCCTCCCGAGCCGGTCAACGGCCTGCGTGTCGCGGGCTGGGCGACGGCCGCGATCGGCGTGGCGACGCTGGGTGCGGGCCTCGGGCTCGGGATCAACGCCAAGAACCTGTGGGATGGCGCCGACTGTCGCGAGCGGCCCGATCGGACGGACCTGCCGCCTGGTGTCTACTGCGCCACCGCCACGGACCAGGCGGACGCCGAGACAGCAGCGACGCGCGCCAACATCGGGACGGGGTTGCTCGTCGCTGGCGGTACCGTCGCCGTGACCGGCATCGTCCTCTTGATCTTGTCGGGCCGCGATGACGGCGAGGACGACACGGACGCGGACGACAGCACCGTCAACCTGCGCTTCACGCCCCGCTTTGGTCGGCAGGGCGGCGGATTCAGCCTGGAAGGGTCTTTCTGA
- a CDS encoding thiol-disulfide oxidoreductase DCC family protein, with product MRRPIHGALPEAVGPDDLVILFDAECVVCSGWVHFILRNDPKANLRIGAVQTETGRALLRYAGLDPDDIDTMLFVERGVPYSQSSAFLRAVRYLRFPWPLLTVGRVIPVFLRNWLYDRVAKNRYKLFGKKELCLIPSPAERARFLPDG from the coding sequence ATGAGGCGCCCCATCCATGGCGCGCTGCCCGAGGCCGTCGGCCCCGACGACCTGGTCATCCTGTTCGACGCCGAGTGCGTCGTGTGCAGTGGCTGGGTGCACTTCATCCTGCGCAACGACCCCAAGGCCAACCTGCGCATCGGGGCCGTGCAGACCGAGACCGGGCGCGCGCTGCTGCGCTACGCGGGGCTCGACCCGGACGACATCGACACCATGCTCTTCGTCGAGCGCGGCGTGCCCTACTCGCAGTCGAGCGCGTTCCTGCGGGCGGTGCGCTACCTGCGCTTCCCGTGGCCGCTGCTGACGGTGGGGCGCGTGATCCCGGTCTTCTTGCGCAACTGGCTGTACGACCGTGTGGCCAAGAACCGGTACAAGCTCTTCGGCAAGAAGGAGCTGTGCCTGATCCCTTCTCCGGCCGAGCGCGCGCGCTTCCTGCCCGACGGCTGA